The Macrobrachium nipponense isolate FS-2020 chromosome 1, ASM1510439v2, whole genome shotgun sequence genome includes a window with the following:
- the LOC135218735 gene encoding uncharacterized protein LOC135218735 → MFNTKAGVEKLAHASMWIMDGTFKTVPMIFYQLYTIHAPVCSDTSRTYPLAYILMTGKSESLYKRLFEDLVDFADENGLCLNPRIIMTDQELSVIKATKSEFEVVTNKVCFFHFGQCIWRRLQSSGLAIRYGNDENFSLKLRHLFALAFLPSAEIPGAFVELKLHLPDEAHEVVDWFETNYVHGRIRKYLRNGVAVRSPPLFPPNLWSV, encoded by the coding sequence ATGTTTAACACTAAAGCTGGTGTAGAGAAACTAGCACATGCTTCAATGTGGATCATGGACGGAACCTTCAAAACTGTCCCCATGATTTTTTATCAACTTTACACAATTCATGCCCCTGTTTGCTCAGATACCTCTAGAACATATCCGCTAGCATATATTCTAATGACAGGAAAAAGTGAGTCACTCTATAAACGGTTATTTGAAGACTTGGTGGACTTTGCAGACGAGAATGGATTGTGTTTAAACCCTCGAATCATAATGACAGATCAAGAGTTAAGTGTAATCAAAGCCACAAAAAGTGAATTTGAAGTGGTTAccaataaagtttgttttttccACTTTGGCCAGTGCATTTGGCGCAGACTTCAGTCAAGTGGATTGGCTATACGATATGGTAACGACGAAAATTTCAGTCTAAAACTACGTCATTTGTTTGCATTAGCATTCCTTCCATCTGCTGAAATACCAGGAGCTTTCGTTGAACTGAAACTGCATCTGCCTGATGAAGCTCATGAAGTTGTCGATTGGTTTGAAACTAATTATGTGCATGgcagaataagaaaatatctgCGCAACGGTGTAGCTGTTCGATCGCCTCCATTGTTTCCACCAAATTTGTGGTCTGTATGA